A single window of Trichoplusia ni isolate ovarian cell line Hi5 chromosome 9 unlocalized genomic scaffold, tn1 tig00001717_group8, whole genome shotgun sequence DNA harbors:
- the LOC113506301 gene encoding membrane-bound alkaline phosphatase-like, which produces MRSIVTLLVLVAACGALADRYHPAEPAEPAGPAGRATPAELLGSHWRAQAQDALKERLARPANRNKARNVIMFLGDGMSVPTLAAARALLGQRQGATGEEAQMTFESFPTSGLSKTYCVNSQVADSACSATAYLCGVKTNQGLLGVDASVQRHNCESSIDTARHVESIAEWALADGRDAGIVTTTRITHASPAGVFAKTANRNWENDAEVKAANQDINACPDIAYQLIHKHPGNKFKVILGGGRRNFLPTTVTDEESQAGRRTDGRNLIEEWQQDKAARGVSFKYVWNVSELLQLNDNLPEYLLGLFESNHLQYHMQANLNTEPTLEQLTETAIRMLNRNEKGFFLFVEGGRIDHAHHDNLAHLALDETLEMDKAIKRAVELLSEEDTLIVVTADHAHVMSYNGYSRRGNSILGPSRDTDENNVPYMTLSYTNGPGFRPHVNGKRSDVTQENGFGTLTWKSHVDVPLDSETHGGDDVAVFARGPYHMLFTGLYEQNQIPHLMAYAACIGPGLHSCAEADTTSTPEANPPEATTASPTTAEPSAAAPVSATLALFALLTTLTLLLH; this is translated from the exons ATGAGGTCGATAGTTACGTTGCTGGTGTTGGTGGCTGCTTGCGGCGCGCTCGCCGACCGCTACCACCCCGCTGAGCCCGCTGAGCCCGCCGGGCCGGCCGGCCGCGCTACGCCCGCCGAGCTGCTCGGCAGCCACTGGCGGGCGCAGGCGCAGGACGCGCTCAAGGAGCGCCTGGCGCGCCCCGCCAACCGCAACAAGGCCCGCAACGTCATCATGTTCCTGGGCGACGGCATGTCCGTGCCCACGCTGGCCGCTGCGCGTGCGCTGCTCGGACAGCGACAGGGCGCCACCGGCGAAGAAGCACAGATGACTTTTGAAAGCTTCCCCACTTCCGGTTTAAGTAAG ACGTATTGCGTGAACTCTCAAGTTGCGGACTCAGCGTGCTCCGCGACGGCGTATTTGTGCGGCGTCAAAACAAATCAAGGCTTACTCGGAGTGGACGCGAGCGTGCAGCGACACAACTGCGAGTCATCCATCGACACCGCCCGCCACGTGGAGTCTATCGCGGAGTGGGCGCTCGCCGACGGCAGAGATGCTG GTATTGTGACAACAACCCGCATTACTCACGCGTCTCCAGCCGGCGTGTTCGCCAAGACGGCGAACCGCAACTGGGAGAACGACGCAGAAGTAAAAGCGGCGAACCAAGACATCAACGCCTGCCCCGACATAGCTTACCAACTAATACACAAACATCCCGGCAACAAGTTCAAg GTTATTTTGGGTGGTGGCAGGCGCAACTTCTTGCCAACCACAGTGACCGATGAAGAATCGCAAGCCGGCAGAAGGACTGATGGTCGAAATTTAATTGAAGAGTGGCAACAGGACAAAGCTGCCCGTGGTGTCTCTTTTAAGTACGTTTGGAACGTCAGTGAGCTTCTGCAACTGAATGATAATCTGCCAGAATATTTATTAGGATTGTTTGAAAGCAACCATTTGCAGTATCACATGCAAGCGAATCTCAACACTGAGCCCACACTTGAGCAACTCACGGAAACTGCAATCCGCATGCTGAACCGAAATGAGAAGGGTTTCTTTTTATTCGTCGAGGGCGGTCGCATTGACCACGCCCATCACGACAACCTTGCGCACTTAGCTCTTGACGAAACTCTTGAAATGGATAAAGCTATCAAGCGCGCCGTTGAGCTGCTCTCGGAGGAAGATACTCTAATCGTAGTAACAGCCGACCACGCCCACGTTATGTCGTACAACGGGTACTCTCGACGAGGTAATAGCATTCTTGGACCCTCAAGAGACACTGACGAAAATAATGTGCCGTACATGACGCTATCGTACACCAATGGGCCTGGTTTCCGTCCACATGTCAATGGAAAGCGATCCGATGTTACCCAAGAGAACGGATTTG GCACTTTGACGTGGAAATCGCATGTCGACGTACCCCTAGACTCGGAAACACACGGTGGTGATGACGTGGCGGTGTTCGCGCGCGGTCCTTACCATATGCTTTTCACGGGGCTGTACGAGCAGAATCAGATACCCCACCTTATGGCCTACGCCGCCTGCATCGGTCCCGGCCTGCACTCGTGTGCCGAGGCCGACACCACCTCCACGCCAGAGGCGAACCCTCCAGAGGCTACTACCGCCAGCCCAACGACCGCTGAACCATCAGCTGCGGCGCCTGTCAGCGCTACGCTCGCACTTTTTGCTCTACTCACTACTCTTACTTTGTTATTACACTAA
- the LOC113506300 gene encoding membrane-bound alkaline phosphatase-like: MARPRHVVLLLAAVALAAPARGRDAYHKLLRGSPAPNSSVPESELSQRYWAAQAQASLAARLARPAVTGTARNVVMFLGDGMSVPTLAAARTLLGQRRNATGEETYLAFETFPTVGLVKTYCVDAQIADSACSATAYLGGAKANIGTIGVSANVPREHCTAAQLPHNHVHSIAEWALSDGRDAGIVTTTRVTHASPAGAYAHTSSRDWESDADIGDACAGARQQDIALQLVHSHPGNKFKVILGGGRREFLPNTTVDEEGTNGRRLDGRHLINEWQADKKARNVSYQYVWNRDQLIAASADLPEYLLGLFEGSHMQYHLEADSKTEPTLAELTEVAIRSLSRNKKGFFLFVEGGRIDHAHHDNLVHKSLDEAIELSAAVERAASLLAEQDSLLVVTSDHAHVMSLSGYTRRGGDILGPSDDKGDDGVPYMTLSYANGPGYRPHTDAGLRQDISKLEYRDINFAFPASVPLESETHGGDDVAVFARGPHHSMFTGLYEQNQLPHLMGYAACIGPGLHACHK, translated from the exons ATGGCGCGCCCCCGACACGTCGTGCTGCTGCTGGCGGCAGTCGCGCTCGCGGCGCCCGCGCGCG GGCGAGACGCGTACCACAAGCTGCTGCGCGGGTCCCCGGCGCCGAATTCCAGCGTCCCGGAGAGCGAGCTGAGCCAGCGCTACTgggcggcgcaggcgcaggcgaGCCTCGCGGCGCGCCTGGCGCGGCCCGCCGTCACGGGCACCGCGCGCAACGTGGTCATGTTCCTGGGGGACGGCATGTCCGTGCCCACGCTGGCGGCCGCGCGCACGCTGCTTGGACAGCGCCGCAACGCCACCGGCGAGGAGACATACCTCGCCTTTGAGACGTTTCCAACTGTAGGACTTGTCAAG ACGTATTGCGTGGACGCGCAGATCGCAGACTCGGCGTGCTCGGCGACGGCGTACCTGGGCGGGGCCAAGGCCAACATCGGCACTATCGGCGTGAGCGCGAACGTGCCTCGCGAACACTGCACGGCCGCGCAACTGCCGCACAACCACGTGCATTCTATCGCCGAGTGGGCCCTCTCTGACGGCAGGGACGCTG GTATAGTGACGACGACGCGCGTGACGCACGCGTCCCCGGCTGGCGCGTACGCGCACACCTCCTCCCGCGACTGGGAGAGCGACGCCGACATCGGCGATGCGTGCGCCGGCGCGCGCCAGCAGGACATCGCGCTGCAGCTGGTGCACTCACATCCTGGAAACAAGTTTAAG GTCATTTTAGGTGGTGGACGTCGAGAATTTTTGCCCAATACCACTGTTGACGAAGAGGGTACAAATGGTAGAAGACTAGATGGGAGGCACTTGATCAATGAATGGCAGGCAGACAAGAAAGCACGTAACGTTAGTTACCAGTACGTGTGGAACAGAGACCAGTTGATAGCAGCTTCTGCAGACCTTCCCGAATACCTCCTGGGATTATTTGAAGGCAGTCATATGCAATATCACTTGGAAGCGGATTCAAAAACGGAACCAACTCTTGCTGAACTTACTGAAGTGGCTATCCGCTCACTGAGTAGAAACAAGAAGGGTTTCTTCCTTTTTGTGGAGGGGGGCCGTATCGATCACGCACATCACGACAACTTAGTTCATAAGTCTCTGGACGAAGCTATCGAGCTGAGCGCGGCCGTGGAGCGCGCTGCCTCGCTTCTGGCTGAGCAGGACTCGTTGCTGGTGGTGACGTCAGACCACGCCCACGTCATGAGCCTCAGCGGCTATacgcggcgcggcggcgacATCCTCGGGCCCTCCGACGACAAGGGTGACGATGGCGTGCCCTACATGACGCTCTCGTATGCCAATGGTCCAGGCTACCGGCCGCACACCGACGCCGGACTGCGACAAGACATTTCCAAGCTTGAATACC GCGATATCAATTTTGCGTTCCCGGCAAGCGTGCCCCTAGAATCAGAGACCCACGGCGGAGACGACGTGGCTGTGTTCGCGCGCGGGCCCCACCACTCGATGTTCACGGGGCTGTACGAGCAGAACCAGCTGCCGCACCTCATGGGCTATGCCGCCTGTATCGGCCCCGGTCTGCATGCCTGCCACAAGTGA
- the LOC113506299 gene encoding uncharacterized protein LOC113506299, translating to MADDNTIIEGTVKFRDGKKWKSRWCVMRKLSPVADCVHLQLYRDSKARCAGAASKASLSLQHYLGSESGFTLDKHSNTLALVCRDLVAILAFETRERLIQWQVKVSAHLGEPRHYLVLVGGAGGAGGAGGRRLAAGPARLHLHERRFALTAGVPPRLLGIWELPHLRRYGVVEGRFCFEGGSHCGKGEGLHVLISDQAKEIARDFDLASQGRLSPKRRPNNLTKKNEGGESPKSHKAYRPDTRLSELNTIDLSLPPIDNHNYEDGCEEPGAISPYWPSMERTHYQDMGLGDTASVNETSEETPAWKGVGNVTLERCMSCISKLGALSRSSTAALTPGAKHFNPAWTMEPVNETPSTDPTELTQRCDILPSVIDKTEDVCHCPARPDKPPDRPPKPTRLELNLNKKPDPLCRCALSVPEDRPGRVGPYENYDVPKMPYQEVEGEYYDTPKRLKECLNNDLFKVTKTAEENAVILKKPCGCLLKFGKRRKEPTIIDAEENFQPANCPCQRVTDWANNWIKLPYCRKNTVSSDNLVPNKENVTPNSSERSALYATIDLSRKTRRKQRPCERHDLSTEIEYTHNASAVEIDDGPLANYENLSFALSLEHYENAKDLLRKVGVTQSELDAISANLKPASFATTTHSKTICTQCGHLQQSRTDSTTDDYLMMEPSVSNKLEQSKLPPSGYTPMSPIGGFALNTLKHPARSPINRLLEEKSASNPTLCGPDNCRRTTAGCISEEPRAQRDVLERDDRIEYRKRSSSADSSRFLEDVKEFEGSVGSNGSTSSIETLRNIVLDEVRTSTPCNCTTDNKHSDADSSEASKDARGRMPPTKRSSSVPGKTGGNRDSSSSNDSGVSSCSLRRGELFELPLTTAAARRHYRSVRRAAVGVHTTLPRRSKSTDPLRDAPALQRVRVPAKSSSAEAEVPVLSAKPLRGVMDTHSTSSGTSDMSDYIETLSICSSHSSSDTPVTMRVMRQTTSTLRPRSGKEYGNLDPRLASAYRAPPSHHPHLYSNLP from the exons ATGGCTGACGACAACACTATCATCGAAGGGACTGTCAAATTTCGCGACGGGAAGAAG TGGAAGTCGAGATGGTGCGTCATGCGCAAGCTGTCGCCGGTCGCAG ATTGCGTGCACCTGCAGCTGTACCGGGACTCGAAGGCgcgctgcgcgggcgccgccAGCAAGGCTTCGCTATCCCTGCAGCACTACCTCGGCAGCGAGTCGGGCTTCACGCTCGACAAGCACTCGAACACGCTGGCGCTCGTCTGTCGCGACCTCGTCGCCATCCTCGCGTTCGAGACACGAGAGCGGCTCATACAGTGGCAG GTAAAGGTGAGCGCGCACCTTGGCGAGCCGCGCCACTACCTGGTGCTGGTGGGGGGCGcagggggcgcgggcggggcgggcgGACGGCGCCTGGCGGCAGGCCCGGCGCGCCTGCACCTGCACGAGCGTCGCTTTGCGCTCACGGCGGGAGTGCCGCCGCGTCTGCTCGGCATCTGGGAATTGCCGCATCTCAG GCGTTACGGTGTGGTCGAAGGGCGTTTCTGCTTCGAGGGTGGCTCACACTGTGGCAAAGGTGAAGGTCTTCACGTCCTCATTTCCGATCAGGCCAAAGAAATAGCGCGTGACTTTGATCTGGCCTCACAGGGCCGATTGTCACCTAAGAGGCGACCTAATAAtcttacgaagaaaaatgaag GTGGAGAAAGTCCTAAGTCTCATAAGGCTTACCGGCCCGATACACGACTCTCGGAGCTTAATACTATAGATCTTTCGCTCCCTCCTATCgataatcataattatgaagACGGTTGTGAAGAGCCCGGAGCTATATCTCCATACTGGCCATCTATGGAGCGAACCCATTACCAAGATATGGGGCTTGGAGACACTGCATCGGTTAACGAGACGTCGGAGGAAACGCCTGCTTGGAAAGGCGTCGGTAACGTCACGTTGGAACGATGTATGAGCTGTATCTCAAAGTTGGGCGCTCTGTCGCGATCGTCAACGGCAGCACTGACACCTGGTGCTAAACACTTCAACCCTGCCTGGACCATGGAACCCGTGAATGAAACTCCTTCTACTGACCCCACAGAGCTCACTCAACGTTGTGATATTCTACCTAGTGTAATTGATAAGACTGAGGACGTATGCCACTGCCCCGCTCGGCCCGACAAACCACCAGACAGACCCCCGAAGCCCACTAGGTTAGAGCTGAACCTGAACAAAAAGCCGGACCCGCTGTGTCGATGCGCACTCAGCGTGCCGGAAGACCGGCCAGGAAGAGTGGGTCCCTACGAGAATTATGACGTGCCCAAGATGCCGTATCAGGAG GTCGAAGGCGAATATTACGATACGCCAAAAAGGCTAAaagaatgtttaaataatgatcTTTTCAAAGTTACTAAAACTGCCGAAGAGAACGCCGTTATACTAAAAAAACCTTGCGGTTGTTTACTAAAATTTGGCAAAAGACGGAAGGAACCGACGATCATCGATGCAGAAGAAAACTTTCAGCCCGCGAACTGCCCCTGTCAACGAGTCACTGATTGGGCGAATAATTGGATCAAACTACCGTATTGTAGAAAAAATACTGTGTCTAGTGATAATTTAGTTCCCAACAAAGAAAATGTAACTCCTAATAGTAGTGAACGGAGTGCTTTATACGCAACAATTGATCTGTCGCGTAAAACTAGAAGAAAACAGAGACCTTGTGAAAGGCACGACTTGTCCACAGAGATCGAATACACCCACAACGCGAGTGCTGTTGAAATAGATGACGGACCTTTAGCTAATTACGAAAATCTTAGTTTTGCTCTATCCCTAGAACACTACGAAAATGCCAAAGATTTATTAAGAAAGGTAGGAGTCACGCAATCAGAGTTAGATGCGATTAGCGCAAACTTGAAGCCGGCTTCGTTTGCCACTACTACCCATAGTAAAACCATATGCACGCAATGCGGTCACCTCCAACAGAGCCGGACAGATAGCACGACTGACGACTATTTAATGATGGAGCCAAGCGTTAGCAATAAATTAGAACAGAGCAAACTGCCTCCCTCTGGCTACACACCGATGTCACCAATTGGTGGATTTGCGTTGAACACTCTAAAACATCCAGCAAGAAGTCCCATTAATAGATTGCTAGAAGAAAAATCTGCAAGTAACCCAACGTTATGTGGTCCCGATAACTGTCGGCGTACTACTGCTGGATGCATCAGTGAGGAACCTCGAGCACAGCGTGATGTTCTGGAGCGTGATGATAGAATTGAATACCGAAAACGCTCTAGCTCTGCGGACTCTTCAAGGTTTCTTGAAGATGTCAAGGAATTCGAAGGCAGCGTAGGAAGTAATGGTTCTACGTCATCGATAGAAACTCTTCGCAATATTGTTCTGGACGAGGTACGAACGTCTACGCCGTGTAATTGCACCACAGATAATAAACATTCAGATGCAGATAGTTCAGAGGCATCTAAAGATGCTAGAGGAAGAATGCCACCAACAAAGCGATCGTCCTCGGTGCCGGGTAAAACTGGCGGCAACAGAGACTCGTCAAGCTCTAACGACTCTGGCGTCTCAAGCTGCTCCCTGCGACGTGGCGAGCTGTTCGAGCTGCCGCTGAcgacggcggcggcgcggcgccacTACCGCAgcgtgcggcgcgcggcggtcgGCGTGCACACCACGCTGCCGCGCCGCTCCAAGTCCACCGACCCACTGCGGGACGCGCCCGCCCTGCAGAGAGTGCGCGTACCCGCTAAGTCGTCCTCCGCCGAGGCTGAAGTGCCCGTGCTCTCCGCTAAGCCGCTCAGAG GAGTCATGGACACACATAGCACGTCCAGCGGTACTTCCGACATGTCTGACTACATTGAAACGTTGTCAATATGCTCATCACACTCGTCTTCCGATACACCTGTCACCATGAG GGTCATGCGGCAGACGACGAGCACGTTGCGGCCGCGCTCGGGCAAGGAGTATGGGAACCTGGACCCGCGGCTGGCGTCTGCGTACCGCGCGCCCCCCTCGCACCATCCACATCTATACTCTAACCTGCCTTAG